The following proteins come from a genomic window of Musa acuminata AAA Group cultivar baxijiao chromosome BXJ1-7, Cavendish_Baxijiao_AAA, whole genome shotgun sequence:
- the LOC108953412 gene encoding zinc finger protein CONSTANS-LIKE 2-like, with the protein MFSSFSSSTTTTNSYGEPSLHHPEFCSATSPQGLFPDANSAFPSSSPPCTSFSSESYLHGGGGTHSLPFHHHYIPDSLNQPLYSSSPSSSSCDYLDFNAGPVRRVLSTGNLQGGNGLHENSSQEGGVAGKVGRYSAEERKERIERYRSKRNQRNFHKKITYECRKTLADSRPRVRGRFARNGETETEAAVEMETGTDTGAAAVNCFDNYEQNQLGGNGSDCWRQLQAALAMDDEDEYSYDEEFLASFSDFYSMNTL; encoded by the exons AtgttctcttccttctcctcctccaccaccaccaccaactccTATGGCGAGCCCAGCCTCCATCACCCCGAATTCTGCTCCGCCACCTCCCCTCAAGGCCTCTTCCCTGACGCCAATAGCGCCTTCCCTTCATCCTCTCCTCCCTGTACGTCCTTCTCCTCTGAATCGTATCTCCACGGGGGCGGCGGCACCCACTCGCTTCCCTTCCATCATCACTACATTCCCGACTCCCTCAACCAGCCACTGTACTCATCGtcgccgtcctcctcctcctgcgaCTACCTCGACTTCAACGCTGGCCCGGTGAGGCGGGTCCTCAGCACCGGCAACCTCCAG GGGGGCAATGGCCTGCACGAGAATTCTAGCCAGGAAGGAGGGGTAGCCGGGAAAGTCGGCCGATACAGTGCCGAGGAGAGGAAGGAACGAATCGAGAGGTATCGGAGCAAACGCAATCAGAGGAACTTCCACAAGAAGATCACT TATGAATGCAGGAAGACGTTGGCCGACAGCAGGCCGCGAGTGCGGGGCCGTTTCGCGAGGAATGGTGAGACGGAGACGGAGGCGGCGGTAGAGATGGAGACGGGCACGGATACGGGCGCGGCAGCGGTGAACTGCTTCGACAACTACGAGCAAAACCAATTAGGCGGCAATGGCAGCGATTGCTGGAGGCAGTTGCAGGCGGCGTTGGCGATGGACGACGAAGACGAGTACAGCTACGACGAGGAATTCCTggccagcttctccgacttcTACTCCATGAACACTCTCTAA
- the LOC103991802 gene encoding protein GAMETOPHYTE DEFECTIVE 1, translating into MALFFDFSIPFLERDSGGGGGGGASSENKARKDARLRAVVRAMELGYAGVAYDRPFRGVLSDADRCKIAPFPLSSLLKAAPALAASAAFHRDLLGAPLASPFRQYTRLTISAHCAASAVALNGNALLRTYDLVALRPLNQDAFDKACESSEVDIIAMDFSQKLPFRLKLPFIKLAIQRGLYFEITYSHLIADVHVRRQILSDAKLLADWTRGKNLIFSSAASTVNDVRGPYDVANLAVFLLGLSLERAKAAISGNCRSLVANALRKKHFYKETIRIERILPDEQSNSKRFWFDDWNEWDPLSSGKGDLPSLDNMPEMFSSTSKPPFSSNSIDFTSIFSESPFLFGENPALTSSIKTFGSPTAPNEIPAAVADDATDQVAIDESSLLNKISMTPTTLSQQKPACEDVLVSPDDMATVLADSKESCQSFELSECLKISDECMVSHTGTFPSATAASKASNYTYTDDLLLSNADQTSSAVTEKKPSNMLVEVQKSSDQFYNLAIETSNDAAEFVECIPDVAGDQMSVDDEGHFFADVVAKKDIPKIVEQEQKRHGDHCMTLQKCLLQPVSSNIGASLISSGEDILSKGALKETKEQKEGVPFFKIDALVEKNTTVVKDEIQKSETKSGRGNHRERLSYPAYPLPFKSLFKPLLFQKKLCKPKRKRKHL; encoded by the exons ATGGCCCTTTTCTTCGATTTTAGCATCCCCTTCCTCGAGCGGGACAGCGGCGGGGGCGGCGGAGGTGGCGCCTCGTCGGAGAACAAGGCGCGGAAGGACGCGCGGCTGAGGGCGGTGGTGAGGGCCATGGAGCTCGGCTACGCCGGCGTCGCCTACGACCGCCCCTTCCGCGGCGTCCTGTCCGACGCTGACCGCTGCAAGATCGCCCCTTTCCCCCTTTCCTCCCTCCTCAAGGCCGCCCCCGCCCTCGCAGCCTCCGCCGCCTTCCACCGCGACCTCCTCGGCGCTCCCCTCGCCTCCCCCTTTCGCCAGTACACCCGCTTGACCATCTCCGCCCACTGCGCCGCCTCCGCCGTTGCCCTCAATGGCAACGCCCTACTAAGGACCTACGACCTAGTTGCCCTGCGCCCTCTGAACCAGGACGCCTTCGACAAGGCCTGCGAGTCCTCCGAG GTTGATATAATTGCAATGGATTTTTCTCAAAAACTTCCCTTCCGGCTGAAGCTTCCGTTCATTAAGCTTGCTATTCAG CGTggattatattttgaaattacctATTCTCACCTTATAGCTGATGTTCATGTTAGGAGGCAAATCCTATCAGATGCCAAG CTACTAGCTGACTGGACCAGAGGAAAGAATCTCATCTTTTCAAGTGCTGCTTCTACTGTTAATGATGTTAGAGGGCCATATGACGTTGCCAACCTGGCAGTATTTTTGCTTGGTCTGTCTTTGGAGCGAGCTAAAGCTGCTATTTCGGGAAATTGCAG GTCACTGGTAGCTAATGCTCTAAGGAAGAAGCATTTTTACAAGGAAACTATTAGAATCGAAAGAATCTTACCGGATGAACAATCCAACTCAAaaagattttggtttgatgactgGAATGAATGGGATCCTCTATCTAGTGGGAAGGGTGATTTGCCATCATTGGATAATATGCCAGAAATGTTCTCTTCTACTAGCAAACCGCCTTTTAGCTCAAATTCAATTGATTTCACATCTATATTCAGTGAATCACCATTTTTATTTGGTGAAAATCCTGCATTGACGTCATCAATCAAGACATTTGGGTCACCTACTGCTCCCAATGAAATTCCTGCTGCTGTTGCTGATGATGCAACAGATCAAGTTGCTATTGATGAAAGTTCATTGTTAAACAAGATATCTATGACTCCGACAACTCTAAGTCAACAGAAGCCTGCCTGTGAAGATGTTCTAGTTTCCCCAGATGATATGGCAACAGTACTTGCTGATTCTAAGGAATCTTGCCAATCTTTTGAGCTCAGTGAATGCCTAAAAATTTCAGATGAATGTATGGTTTCTCATACTGGTACGTTCCCTTCAGCCACTGCAGCATCAAAGGCTAGCAACTACACTTATACTGATGATCTTCTACTATCAAATGCTGATCAAACATCCTCTGCTGTCACGGAAAAGAAACCATCTAATATGCTTGTGGAGGTTCAGAAAAGTTCAGATCAGTTTTATAACCTTGCCATTGAGACTTCAAATGATGCTGCAGAGTTTGTGGAGTGCATTCCTGATGTTGCAGGTGATCAGATGTCAGTGGATGATGAAGGGCATTTTTTTGCTGATGTAGTGGCGAAAAAGGATATACCAAAAATAGTTGAGCAAGAGCAGAAACGTCACGGTGATCATTGCATGACTCTGCAGAAGTGTCTTCTACAACCTGTATCAAGTAACATAGGAGCAAGCTTAATATCATCAGGAGAGGATATTCTATCAAAAGGTGCTTTAAAGGAGACCAAAGAGCAGAAGGAAGGAGTTCCTTTTTTTAAAATTGATGCTCTAGTAGAGAAAAACACAACTGTGGTCAAAGATGAGATCCAGAAGTCAGAAACTAAATCAG gaaGAGGAAACCATAGAGaaaggttatcttatccagcttaTCCTTTGCCTTTTAAGAGTCTGTTTAAGCCTTTGCTTTTCCAGAAGAAACTGTGCAAACCAAAAAGAAAGAGGAAGCATTTATAG